From one Nitrosococcus halophilus Nc 4 genomic stretch:
- a CDS encoding NADPH-dependent FMN reductase: MARIIGISGSLRRGSLNALLLNAAVQAAPEGVFIAVASIRGIPLYDGDLEASEGVPRAVVALKDKIAAADALLLVTPEYNHSLPGVFKNAIDWLSRPPGDISRVFRGKPVTLMGATPGGMGTAYSQTAWLPVFRALGMRPWFGRSLNVSQAHTVFDDSGALSDGQLRERLQAFVKEYAAFVAAQ, from the coding sequence ATGGCCCGAATTATTGGTATTTCAGGGAGTTTGCGCAGGGGTTCGTTGAATGCTCTGCTGCTGAATGCGGCGGTTCAGGCTGCGCCCGAGGGCGTTTTCATCGCGGTGGCCTCCATTCGTGGTATCCCCCTTTATGATGGGGACCTTGAAGCCTCGGAAGGAGTTCCTCGAGCGGTTGTTGCTTTGAAGGATAAAATTGCTGCTGCCGATGCTCTATTGCTAGTCACCCCGGAATATAACCACTCTCTTCCTGGTGTTTTTAAAAATGCGATTGATTGGCTTTCTCGGCCGCCAGGGGATATTTCCCGGGTTTTCCGGGGTAAACCCGTAACCTTGATGGGGGCTACTCCGGGAGGGATGGGCACAGCCTACTCGCAAACTGCTTGGCTGCCGGTTTTTCGCGCCTTGGGGATGCGCCCTTGGTTTGGTCGTTCACTGAATGTATCCCAGGCCCATACCGTATTTGATGACTCAGGGGCGTTGTCCGATGGGCAACTCAGAGAGCGTCTTCAGGCTTTTGTGAAGGAGTACGCAGCTTTTGTCGCAGCCCAGTAA
- a CDS encoding virginiamycin B lyase family protein yields MGYYASLVLLLILNIWQLPGFANEVTITEWPVPWKDSRPRDPFVDTQGRVWFVGQRGDYIAALHPGNGNFKKYPLEQDTGPHNLIVAEDGPVWYAGNLAAHIGKLNPQSGAIQKYVLPDSNAHDPHTLVFDQQQQIWFTVQMSNFVGKLAPKSGEITLLPVPTPGARPYGIVIDHQNRPWFTEFGSHKLGWIDPENMRIQEVPLSRKKARPRRIAAASDGSIWYVDYAQGYLGKLNPTSGQIQEWAVPGGKKARPYGMAIDDQDRLWFAETGHLPNHLVGFDPTTENFFSVTDIPSGGGTVRHMYFHRPSQTLWFGTDTNTLGRAQIP; encoded by the coding sequence ATGGGATATTACGCGTCCTTAGTTCTATTATTGATACTTAATATTTGGCAGCTACCAGGATTCGCCAATGAAGTGACCATTACCGAATGGCCCGTTCCCTGGAAAGACTCCCGTCCTCGCGATCCCTTTGTTGATACCCAGGGACGAGTCTGGTTTGTCGGCCAACGGGGAGATTATATCGCTGCGCTCCATCCCGGTAATGGCAATTTTAAAAAATACCCTTTAGAGCAAGACACTGGCCCCCATAACCTAATTGTGGCCGAAGATGGGCCAGTCTGGTATGCCGGTAACCTGGCTGCCCACATTGGCAAGTTAAATCCCCAAAGCGGTGCGATCCAAAAATATGTTTTACCGGACTCTAATGCCCATGACCCCCATACCCTAGTGTTCGATCAGCAACAGCAGATCTGGTTTACCGTGCAAATGAGTAATTTTGTTGGCAAGTTGGCGCCAAAGAGTGGTGAGATCACACTGCTTCCAGTACCTACGCCAGGGGCTCGCCCCTACGGTATTGTCATCGATCACCAAAATCGGCCGTGGTTCACCGAATTCGGCAGCCACAAATTAGGCTGGATCGATCCCGAAAACATGCGCATTCAGGAAGTCCCTTTATCCCGGAAGAAAGCCCGCCCCCGGCGTATCGCGGCAGCCTCGGACGGAAGTATCTGGTATGTAGACTATGCCCAAGGCTATCTTGGGAAACTAAATCCCACCTCGGGCCAAATCCAGGAATGGGCGGTGCCAGGGGGGAAGAAGGCCCGGCCTTATGGCATGGCCATTGACGATCAGGATCGGTTATGGTTTGCAGAAACGGGGCACCTACCCAACCACCTGGTCGGCTTTGATCCCACCACCGAAAATTTCTTTAGCGTCACCGACATTCCTAGCGGCGGCGGGACCGTACGCCACATGTACTTCCACAGACCCTCCCAGACCCTTTGGTTCGGTACAGACACCAACACCCTTGGCCGGGCTCAGATTCCTTAA
- a CDS encoding DNA-binding protein codes for MAQIDTRTLVKQTADTLLAEGIRPTVANVRARTERGSAGTINAALQEWWQNLATRLNQFETRPEIPEPVFTIAGQAWETALEEAEALLGKERKKLQQAQEANEAAVKMARQAQQAAEQQTEVLAKRLETLEEARLTLERQLASEKVRTENLTTQIEELQEGLEQKKQALGEQAERYEAQLAREREQGAALEQHLVVQLDEQKVLRKQQEKFLREREAQWRKQEEKRQHQQQSTLTQLTRTQEKLKGLEENLKALKTEAQTFQQEKEQWMKKVVTLEEEKKHAASEQIRLRNQIAELKEQMETITSQREKLSKQLRQADSRQAAYEAENRTIQALLEQWAIIPEQDYPTKKS; via the coding sequence GTGGCACAAATAGATACTCGAACTCTAGTAAAACAAACAGCGGATACTTTGCTCGCCGAAGGTATCCGCCCCACAGTTGCTAATGTCCGGGCACGTACGGAACGAGGTAGCGCGGGAACCATCAACGCCGCACTTCAAGAATGGTGGCAGAATTTGGCTACGCGCCTAAACCAATTTGAAACCCGGCCGGAGATCCCAGAGCCGGTATTTACTATTGCCGGACAAGCTTGGGAGACCGCTCTAGAGGAAGCAGAGGCACTCCTTGGAAAGGAACGTAAAAAATTACAGCAAGCACAAGAAGCTAATGAAGCAGCAGTGAAAATGGCTCGCCAGGCCCAACAAGCGGCAGAACAGCAGACCGAAGTGCTAGCCAAACGTCTCGAAACCTTGGAAGAGGCTCGCTTAACACTTGAGCGTCAGCTTGCCTCGGAAAAGGTACGTACAGAAAATTTAACTACCCAGATCGAAGAATTACAGGAAGGTTTAGAGCAGAAAAAACAAGCCCTAGGGGAGCAAGCAGAACGTTATGAAGCTCAGTTGGCCCGAGAGCGGGAGCAAGGGGCCGCCCTAGAACAACATTTAGTAGTGCAGCTAGATGAGCAAAAAGTCTTAAGAAAACAACAGGAAAAGTTTTTGCGGGAGCGAGAAGCACAGTGGCGGAAACAAGAAGAAAAGCGACAACATCAACAACAATCCACCCTCACTCAGCTTACCCGAACCCAAGAAAAACTCAAGGGATTGGAGGAAAACTTAAAAGCTTTAAAAACCGAAGCTCAAACATTTCAGCAAGAAAAAGAGCAATGGATGAAAAAAGTGGTCACGTTGGAAGAGGAAAAAAAACATGCTGCCAGCGAACAAATACGGTTACGGAACCAAATAGCAGAACTGAAGGAACAAATGGAGACTATAACTTCACAACGGGAGAAGTTATCCAAGCAGTTGCGGCAAGCGGATTCTCGACAAGCCGCTTATGAGGCGGAAAACCGCACAATCCAGGCCCTATTAGAACAGTGGGCGATTATACCAGAGCAGGACTACCCTACCAAAAAGTCATAA
- a CDS encoding metallophosphoesterase, whose protein sequence is MRWIIRSIFPAYLGIHVYAYVQLTTAWEPSLEAQLLFGAWLILMVLSLFFIRRLEVSGYRWLAATIAWVSYTWMGFIFLFFFISLGTQFFISITQVVAAPQDFDPRTTPMEPIRIALGLSAGVLIYALWRGAWPRLVRVSLHSPRLPPGTFLRLIQISDLHLGLIPTPLRLKRILRIIKVASPDLVVSTGDFTDLRTDQPCPVLSDLAALKAPLGKYAIIGNHECYAGLPQSEQVLQQAGFTILRQQWVDLGGVIQLAGVDDPVAVSGRPHLEEEALQNADPEKFTVLLKHRPEFESSMVDRIDLQLSGHTHDGQIFPFTLLPRLLYQARPGLTRFGRAALYLSRGTGTWGPPMRFPFAPEVTLFEIKGTG, encoded by the coding sequence ATGCGTTGGATTATCCGCTCCATTTTTCCCGCCTACTTAGGCATACATGTTTATGCTTATGTGCAGTTGACCACGGCTTGGGAACCTAGCCTTGAGGCACAACTATTGTTTGGCGCTTGGCTAATTTTGATGGTTTTATCATTATTTTTTATTCGGCGCCTAGAAGTAAGCGGATACCGGTGGTTAGCAGCAACTATAGCCTGGGTGAGCTATACATGGATGGGGTTTATTTTTTTATTCTTCTTTATCTCTCTTGGTACCCAGTTTTTTATCTCCATAACCCAGGTTGTGGCTGCGCCGCAGGATTTTGATCCTCGTACAACCCCAATGGAACCCATTAGGATAGCGTTAGGGCTGAGCGCGGGAGTATTGATTTATGCTTTATGGCGGGGGGCTTGGCCTCGCCTAGTGCGAGTTTCTCTGCATTCACCCCGTCTTCCCCCGGGGACTTTTTTACGCTTGATTCAGATTTCCGATCTTCACCTTGGATTGATCCCTACTCCTTTACGCCTAAAGCGGATTCTAAGGATCATCAAGGTGGCTTCCCCAGATTTAGTGGTATCTACTGGTGATTTCACTGATTTGCGGACTGATCAACCTTGCCCGGTTCTGTCAGATTTAGCAGCCCTTAAAGCTCCCCTAGGAAAATATGCAATCATCGGTAACCATGAGTGTTATGCAGGGCTTCCTCAATCCGAGCAGGTGCTGCAACAAGCTGGTTTTACTATATTGCGGCAACAGTGGGTGGACCTTGGTGGAGTCATTCAATTGGCGGGGGTGGATGATCCGGTTGCAGTTAGTGGGCGTCCACACCTTGAGGAGGAAGCCCTACAAAATGCTGATCCGGAGAAATTTACCGTGCTCCTTAAGCATCGGCCAGAATTTGAATCTTCAATGGTGGATCGGATTGATCTGCAACTCTCGGGACATACCCACGATGGGCAAATTTTCCCTTTTACTTTATTGCCCCGATTACTTTACCAAGCCCGCCCTGGATTAACCCGATTTGGCCGAGCGGCTTTATACTTAAGCCGTGGTACCGGGACTTGGGGTCCACCCATGCGCTTTCCTTTCGCACCAGAGGTGACTCTATTTGAAATTAAGGGAACAGGGTAA
- the uvrC gene encoding excinuclease ABC subunit UvrC, translating to MLNPSFDAYAFLKNLTSRPGVYRMLDAEGKVLYVGKARNLKRRLSSYFRKTGLATKTHRLVSQIFDIEITVTHTENEALILENNLIKALQPRYNVLLRDDKSYPYIFLSADDFPRLGFHRGAKRTPGQYFGPYPSVGAMRQTLRLLQEVFPVRQCEDSFYRNRSRPCLQYQIKRCTAPCVGLIDKERYHQDVQHAVMFLEGRDQQVIDELVARMEEASQQLAFEQAAYYRDRIASLRRIQERQYISGKEVDIDVLGATVKGSTACVEVFFIRGGRNLGNKTFLPKFQGNLTPRELLSAFIPQYYLNREIPPTLVLSHQPEDMELLTEVLSEQAGRKIMLLRPTRGSKIRWVKMALTNAEINLNRCLVKKTSIVERFKSLQQLLGWTNLPQRLECFDISHTRGEATVASCVVFDREGPNSTDYRRFNIEGVTPGDDYAALRQALTRRYRRLKKGEGILPDLLVIDGGKGQLAQAVTVLREIGIEETTVLGIAKGPERKAGQETLLLAGRDTPVIVAPDSPALHLLQHIRDEAHRFAITSHRKRRIKGHKISPLETIPGLGPKRRQRLLTQLGGLREVARAGVEELARVPGISPGLAQRIYDSFHG from the coding sequence ATGCTAAACCCATCTTTTGATGCTTACGCTTTTCTAAAGAATCTGACTTCTCGTCCAGGTGTTTACCGTATGCTGGATGCAGAAGGTAAAGTCCTCTATGTGGGTAAAGCACGAAATCTCAAAAGGCGTTTGAGCAGTTATTTTCGAAAAACTGGCCTAGCGACTAAGACACACAGACTGGTCAGTCAAATTTTCGATATTGAAATCACCGTCACCCACACCGAAAATGAAGCACTGATTCTAGAAAATAATCTCATCAAAGCGTTGCAGCCCCGCTATAATGTTCTGTTAAGGGATGATAAAAGCTACCCTTATATTTTTCTTTCTGCTGACGATTTCCCCCGCTTAGGATTCCATCGGGGGGCGAAGCGAACGCCCGGCCAATACTTTGGCCCTTACCCAAGCGTGGGGGCAATGCGGCAGACGCTGAGGCTACTCCAGGAAGTGTTTCCTGTACGTCAGTGTGAAGATAGCTTTTATCGCAATCGCTCTCGTCCCTGCTTACAATATCAGATTAAGCGTTGCACCGCTCCCTGTGTTGGCCTGATTGATAAGGAGCGTTATCACCAGGATGTTCAGCATGCGGTAATGTTTCTGGAGGGGCGGGATCAACAGGTCATTGACGAATTGGTCGCACGGATGGAGGAGGCCTCCCAACAGCTTGCCTTTGAACAAGCGGCCTATTACCGGGATCGGATCGCCAGCTTGCGCCGGATCCAAGAACGTCAGTATATCAGTGGCAAGGAAGTGGATATCGATGTGCTTGGAGCAACGGTCAAAGGGAGCACAGCCTGCGTAGAAGTTTTTTTTATTCGCGGTGGACGGAACTTGGGAAATAAAACTTTCTTACCAAAATTTCAAGGGAACCTTACCCCAAGAGAGTTGCTTTCTGCCTTTATTCCCCAATATTACCTCAACCGAGAGATTCCACCAACCCTGGTTCTAAGCCATCAACCTGAGGACATGGAACTATTGACCGAAGTGCTCAGCGAGCAGGCTGGAAGAAAAATTATGCTGCTCAGGCCGACCCGAGGTTCTAAAATACGCTGGGTAAAGATGGCCTTGACAAATGCCGAAATTAACTTAAATCGGTGTCTTGTAAAGAAGACCAGCATTGTGGAACGGTTTAAGAGTCTGCAACAATTACTTGGATGGACTAATTTGCCGCAACGCCTTGAATGTTTTGATATTAGCCATACTCGGGGAGAGGCCACGGTGGCTTCCTGTGTGGTATTTGACAGAGAGGGGCCCAATAGCACCGATTACCGGCGATTTAACATTGAAGGGGTCACTCCCGGGGATGATTACGCTGCTCTGCGCCAAGCCCTAACCCGGCGTTATCGCCGACTTAAGAAAGGGGAGGGTATACTCCCCGATTTGCTGGTCATTGACGGTGGTAAGGGACAATTGGCCCAGGCGGTTACCGTACTCAGAGAAATAGGGATTGAGGAAACTACGGTACTAGGAATTGCCAAGGGACCCGAACGTAAAGCGGGGCAGGAAACCCTATTGCTGGCGGGGCGTGATACTCCAGTAATAGTCGCACCCGATTCTCCCGCCTTGCATCTATTGCAACATATCCGTGATGAAGCCCACCGTTTTGCCATAACCAGCCATCGTAAGCGCCGGATTAAAGGACATAAGATTTCTCCCTTGGAGACAATCCCAGGTCTTGGTCCCAAGCGGCGCCAGAGGCTATTGACTCAATTAGGCGGATTGCGAGAAGTTGCCCGAGCAGGGGTTGAAGAGTTAGCTCGCGTGCCGGGAATCAGCCCGGGTTTGGCACAACGTATTTATGATTCCTTTCATGGGTAG
- the pgsA gene encoding CDP-diacylglycerol--glycerol-3-phosphate 3-phosphatidyltransferase, giving the protein MAKFMPIYTIPNLMTVLRIVAIPILVVVFYLPVPYARGICAALFGLAAITDWLDGYLARRWQQTSPFGAFLDPVADKLMVVVALILLLQSHPSIPMALSVAVIVGRELTISALREWMAEIGLRASVAVSMLGKFKTTFQMVAVFLLLYQDPIGPIPVWEIGLVLLYIAVALTLGSMIVYLNAAWAALSGRAEDRV; this is encoded by the coding sequence ATGGCCAAATTCATGCCCATCTACACGATTCCTAATTTAATGACGGTGCTCCGTATTGTCGCCATTCCTATTTTAGTGGTGGTATTTTACCTTCCTGTGCCCTATGCCCGCGGGATTTGTGCGGCGTTGTTTGGTTTGGCGGCCATTACTGACTGGTTGGATGGTTACTTAGCGAGGCGTTGGCAACAAACCTCGCCATTTGGGGCTTTTCTTGATCCTGTTGCTGATAAATTAATGGTAGTCGTGGCCTTGATATTGCTACTACAGAGTCATCCCTCCATACCAATGGCCCTTTCGGTGGCGGTGATCGTTGGCCGGGAACTGACGATATCCGCACTGCGGGAATGGATGGCGGAAATTGGATTGCGAGCCAGTGTTGCGGTATCCATGTTAGGAAAATTCAAAACCACCTTTCAGATGGTTGCGGTTTTCCTGCTGCTCTATCAAGATCCTATTGGGCCGATTCCGGTATGGGAGATTGGTTTGGTCCTTCTCTATATCGCAGTGGCCTTGACTTTAGGGTCGATGATCGTTTATCTCAATGCTGCCTGGGCGGCACTGTCCGGGCGGGCGGAAGATCGGGTCTAG
- a CDS encoding OPT family oligopeptide transporter, with amino-acid sequence MQEVTVPPPQLTIKAIVLGVLLAALLAGANAYLGLFAGMTVSASIPAAVISMGVLSLFRRSNILENNIVQTGASAGESLAAGVIFTLPALVIMNYWPAFDYGWVLVIAGLGGLLGVLFTIPLRRSLIVEEGLTFPEGIATAEVLRVGENPKRGLGYLMGAALAGGLTKLAETGLGLWNSVAQTGAYMGKAAVYGGANLSPALLSVGYIVGINIAGLVFAGGVIAWCLAIPLYSAFFLEAHPELAALAAKGVSAVDLAYAIWSAEVRYLGVGAMLVGGLWALFSMRRSLVTALQGGLRQYTGHRDKVLSPAERDTPMKWVLQGILLLLVPLFFLYHSIHSQVTLGISLTMTLVMVIAGFLFASVAAYMAGLVGSSNNPISGVTIATILFSSLALLWLMGSETAIGPMAAILIGAVVACAAAIAGDNMQDLKAGYLVGATPWKQQLMQGIGVLSSALVMAPILNLLLKAYGMGVPTPEHPNPLLAPQATLMASVAEGVFGADLPWKMVGLGALMGGAIIGMDSWLSARGSSWRAPVLAVAVGVYLPLNLSVPIFIGGLIAKAAERVRHRLGDPQHRERHRRYGLLVAAGLITGEALAGILMAIPIVITGDREVLALAQAPWGGLPGLVVVGVIAWGLYRAACGGLGK; translated from the coding sequence ATGCAAGAAGTTACGGTGCCACCACCTCAGCTTACTATCAAAGCGATAGTGCTGGGCGTCCTGCTGGCAGCGCTCCTTGCGGGGGCGAATGCATATCTGGGGCTATTTGCTGGCATGACCGTCTCGGCTTCAATCCCCGCAGCGGTCATCTCCATGGGGGTGCTGAGTTTGTTCCGCCGCTCCAATATTTTGGAGAACAATATTGTCCAAACGGGAGCTTCAGCCGGCGAGTCCCTAGCTGCCGGGGTGATCTTCACCCTTCCGGCACTGGTGATCATGAACTATTGGCCTGCTTTCGATTACGGGTGGGTGCTGGTAATCGCCGGCCTAGGCGGGTTGTTGGGAGTGCTATTCACCATTCCCTTGCGCCGTTCCCTCATTGTGGAGGAAGGACTCACCTTCCCAGAAGGTATTGCCACAGCGGAAGTATTGCGGGTCGGTGAGAATCCAAAACGGGGTCTCGGCTACCTCATGGGGGCTGCCCTAGCCGGTGGGTTGACCAAGTTGGCGGAGACGGGATTGGGGCTTTGGAATAGTGTGGCCCAGACAGGGGCCTACATGGGCAAAGCCGCTGTTTATGGAGGGGCTAATCTTTCCCCCGCTTTACTCAGCGTAGGCTATATTGTGGGCATCAATATTGCTGGGTTGGTTTTCGCCGGTGGCGTTATTGCCTGGTGCCTAGCTATCCCCCTGTATAGCGCCTTCTTTCTCGAAGCCCACCCAGAGTTGGCAGCCCTGGCCGCCAAAGGCGTTTCGGCCGTTGATCTGGCCTATGCTATCTGGTCGGCTGAAGTGCGCTATCTGGGGGTGGGAGCAATGCTGGTGGGTGGGCTCTGGGCATTATTTTCCATGCGTCGCTCCTTGGTCACGGCTCTTCAAGGGGGGCTGCGCCAATATACAGGGCATAGAGACAAGGTTTTATCCCCTGCCGAGCGGGATACCCCTATGAAGTGGGTGCTTCAGGGTATCCTACTGCTCTTAGTGCCTCTCTTTTTTCTCTACCATAGCATCCATAGCCAGGTGACTTTGGGTATTAGTCTGACCATGACCCTGGTCATGGTGATTGCCGGTTTTCTCTTTGCCTCCGTAGCGGCCTACATGGCCGGTTTGGTAGGTTCATCCAACAATCCTATCTCCGGCGTAACCATTGCTACTATCCTCTTTTCCTCCCTGGCACTACTATGGCTCATGGGTTCGGAAACAGCGATAGGCCCCATGGCGGCTATCCTGATTGGCGCGGTAGTGGCTTGTGCTGCTGCTATTGCGGGGGACAATATGCAGGATCTGAAGGCGGGTTATCTGGTGGGGGCAACCCCCTGGAAACAGCAACTCATGCAGGGGATAGGCGTCCTTTCCTCGGCTCTGGTCATGGCGCCCATCTTAAATTTACTGCTCAAAGCCTATGGTATGGGGGTTCCGACACCTGAGCACCCCAACCCCCTGTTAGCTCCCCAGGCGACTTTGATGGCTTCAGTAGCGGAGGGCGTTTTCGGTGCTGATCTTCCCTGGAAGATGGTAGGGTTAGGGGCGTTAATGGGAGGAGCCATTATTGGGATGGATAGTTGGCTTAGCGCCCGTGGTTCATCTTGGCGGGCACCGGTACTAGCCGTAGCAGTAGGCGTCTACCTGCCATTAAATTTGTCCGTACCGATTTTTATCGGTGGGCTGATCGCCAAGGCGGCTGAGAGGGTTCGCCATCGCCTTGGCGATCCGCAGCATAGGGAGCGCCATCGGCGTTATGGTTTGTTGGTGGCTGCAGGTTTAATCACTGGCGAAGCGTTGGCCGGTATTTTGATGGCAATTCCCATTGTAATCACGGGCGACCGTGAAGTGTTGGCATTGGCCCAGGCCCCCTGGGGGGGGCTTCCTGGGCTGGTGGTGGTGGGAGTTATTGCCTGGGGGTTATATCGTGCAGCCTGCGGTGGTCTCGGAAAATAA
- a CDS encoding thermonuclease family protein, which yields MKAPKIAAHALFAVLVVFGFPTVPIAVADITGYALVQDDGSLKVGRRIIHLYGIYIPQTPVTCRSFLQPRRCAPRAALALDFKIQGFVHCEEREINQDGSISAVCHADYTSVSMGVDLAAYLLEQGWAVALPDAPFEYHVLEKIARHKGFGIWGFSEMIIR from the coding sequence GTGAAGGCCCCAAAAATCGCTGCTCATGCTCTCTTTGCCGTCTTGGTTGTTTTTGGGTTCCCAACGGTGCCCATTGCGGTAGCGGATATTACCGGCTATGCGCTGGTGCAAGATGACGGTTCGCTGAAAGTAGGCAGACGGATCATTCATCTCTATGGCATTTACATTCCCCAGACCCCCGTGACCTGCCGCTCATTTTTGCAGCCTAGACGTTGTGCGCCACGGGCAGCCTTGGCGCTAGATTTCAAGATTCAGGGGTTTGTCCATTGTGAGGAGAGAGAAATCAATCAAGATGGCAGTATCAGCGCCGTTTGCCATGCCGATTATACCTCGGTTTCCATGGGGGTCGATTTGGCTGCTTACCTGTTAGAGCAGGGTTGGGCAGTGGCCTTGCCTGATGCCCCCTTTGAATATCATGTGCTTGAGAAAATCGCGCGGCATAAAGGCTTTGGAATATGGGGGTTTTCCGAGATGATCATTCGGTAA
- a CDS encoding acetate kinase: MINSGSSSIKYQLFKGNSALAGGIVERIGEPKSRFVHRLFQSRQTIEETISEEPVSNHGEGMSRIFTALMESGCLQHEADLLGIGHRIVHGGEAFKEPTLIDDQVLTRIAEIIPLAPLHNPANLKGIQVALEICPHVPQVAVFDTAFHQTLPPPVFHYPLPYCWYKTHHVRRYGFHGTSHHYVSKQAAAYLKQPLETLHLITLHLGNGASATAIKAGKSMDTSMGMTPLEGLMMGTRCGDIDPSLPLYLTQALGKSPEELDSLLNRESGLKGICGTNDMRQVHALAKAGDPLASLAIEMYCYRIKKYIGAYYAVLGRLDALIFTGGIGENDALIRNHVCAGLAHLGIVIDHKKNQTAGHDIFAIQGEGGAVTVLVIPTDEELEIAQQTLALIQNQKCLDAHS; this comes from the coding sequence GTGATTAATTCTGGAAGTTCATCGATTAAGTACCAGCTTTTTAAAGGGAACTCAGCTCTTGCAGGGGGAATTGTAGAGCGTATTGGGGAGCCGAAAAGTCGCTTCGTTCATCGTTTGTTCCAGAGTCGACAAACAATTGAAGAGACTATTTCTGAAGAGCCTGTCTCGAATCATGGGGAGGGAATGAGTCGGATCTTTACGGCCCTCATGGAATCCGGTTGTTTGCAGCATGAAGCAGACTTATTAGGCATCGGTCATCGGATCGTCCATGGCGGAGAAGCCTTCAAAGAGCCTACTTTAATCGATGATCAAGTGTTGACTAGGATTGCTGAAATTATTCCCTTGGCGCCTTTGCACAATCCTGCCAACCTCAAAGGTATCCAAGTGGCGCTGGAGATCTGCCCTCATGTGCCCCAGGTGGCGGTATTTGATACGGCGTTCCACCAAACTTTGCCTCCCCCCGTTTTCCATTATCCCTTGCCCTATTGCTGGTATAAAACCCACCATGTTCGCCGCTATGGATTTCATGGTACTTCCCATCACTATGTTTCCAAACAGGCTGCCGCCTATTTAAAGCAGCCCCTTGAAACACTCCATTTGATCACGTTACATCTTGGCAATGGGGCCAGTGCGACGGCGATTAAAGCCGGCAAAAGCATGGATACCTCCATGGGAATGACCCCCCTTGAAGGGTTGATGATGGGGACCCGCTGTGGCGATATTGATCCTTCCCTCCCCTTATACCTGACCCAGGCCTTGGGAAAATCTCCAGAGGAACTGGATTCGCTACTCAATAGGGAAAGTGGCCTAAAAGGAATCTGCGGCACCAACGATATGCGGCAGGTCCATGCCTTAGCTAAAGCGGGCGACCCCCTAGCCAGTTTGGCCATAGAGATGTATTGTTACCGGATAAAAAAATATATTGGCGCCTATTATGCGGTGCTAGGGCGTCTCGATGCCCTGATTTTTACGGGGGGTATTGGCGAAAATGACGCTCTGATTAGGAATCATGTCTGTGCTGGGCTTGCCCATCTAGGCATTGTGATTGACCATAAGAAAAATCAAACGGCAGGCCATGACATTTTTGCTATTCAAGGGGAAGGGGGAGCGGTGACCGTGCTTGTGATTCCTACCGATGAAGAATTGGAAATTGCTCAGCAAACCCTTGCCCTTATTCAAAACCAAAAATGCTTAGACGCCCATTCCTAA